A window of Strigops habroptila isolate Jane chromosome 5, bStrHab1.2.pri, whole genome shotgun sequence genomic DNA:
AGAGTGCTCTGCAGCTCTACAGCTGAAAACCAGCAAGAATCAGGAAGTCAGTTCCACTGATCAGCGAGCATTAACTCTCACACTGAAAGGATGGTACCCAGCAAAGGCAATGACAGAAGGAGGCTGGGAAACAGCAAGACCAAGAAAGTTCTACAGTGAGACAGGACAGAAAGTGGCCCTCAGCCCAGCTGCATGATGCACAGTTCCTCTTTACTCACCAAGCAGAGGAGCAGGTAGGAGTTTTTTGATGACTAGATGCATAAACAGGCTCTTCAGTGTGTAACGATTCATGAAGACAAGAGGAAGAGCCTAATGCATGGGGAGGAAACAGGCACCttttattaaaggaaatgtGCAGCATTCCAGTGTGTGCAACAGGTCAGGAAAATACATCTGTGACTTAGTACATAGTTACCATCTGTAATAATAAATGCCTTGGTTTAATGTTCCAGCAAAATGCAGATGTGCTCTGATGGTGTTTGTAATCACTCTTTTAGATAAGAGTACAAAATACCacaattaaaaaagcattaaacaTGATTATGTagaggacagcagcagtgtgaatataaagagaaaacaattacCTCTGACTAATATTCCTTGGGCATCCATCCAGCTGCCTTGCGTTCCATACCACTCTCTCCCCCAAACAGGAAACCTGGTTTACTTGTGTATTTGTTACTGATTCTCCATAGTTTCAGCCCAATTCTATATTCCCTTAATACAGGGAAGTCTTCTTTAGGAATAAATGGCCAGGATACCAGCTAGTGCTCAGCCTCCCTTGGAGgacaaaagggaagaaatccCACATTCACCCACGGGCACAGCTGCCTCCCCAGACCTCTGTAGGTCCTGAGCACTGCTGGCCAGACTGTTTTGCCTAGTGGACAGAGGTGAAAATCCCTCTAACAAAAGCAGGAATAGTCATATTTTTCGGCCAGAAGGCTTATAAAAATCAGTTTAGTGTGGAGAGTGAGGAAATGAATTATAGGGGCTTCTACACTTGCAGTGAGTGTCATGAGGATACCAGAATTCATTCTGACATAGCAAACTCCAGAAACCAAATACCTATTCCAGCATAGCACAGAACTAGCTCTGTAGCCCTCAGGGAGGCTAATTTACCTGCATTCAGTGCAGTATTTTCATGGTTATGCTGTCTGTGGGATCTGAGCTCTCTCTATCCAGTACAGATGCCTGCAGATTTCACCACTTGTTTAGAGCCAGACAGATCTCTTCCACAGTACTGCATAAAAAAATCAACTCCAACCCAGTGGGTTACTCTGTGTTTGTAAACCTTGGGCATTTCCTCTCACTACCCATTTTCTAAGCTTGCAAACAAAAAGGACAGAAGATGAAACATCAGAGGAAGACAAGCAAGGTACTGGCTGGCAGATGATCTGGAAAGTTCTTATCCTGAACAGTTCTGGGACAAGACACCAGTGTAGAACATCAGAGCACAATGCTGAAGGATGATCTGGCAGCGTGATTATCTCAGTGCCTACTCCTTCTCTAGAGAGCTTATTAGGAAAGCAACCATTGAGCAAATACATACACCAATACACGCTGCATAGGAAACAGCTCCCAGGCTGAGGAAGATCTGCTTTTCTACAATCGAGTACTCCTAAGGAGGACAGAAGAAACACACTATGTAAGTACGTTTGTAACCCCTTGTAAATCATGTTCAAAATGGCCTTGTACAACTAAGATGATATACGAAATAATGATCAACACATACTTCAGCCTTTGGGGTCCCATTTCCATTAAAGAGGGTGAATCCCGTGGTGTACATGTGAAACAGCCACTGCAGAAACAAGAGATTATAAGAAAAAGTGAATTTGGGATTGAGACTGGAAGACTTCTAAATGTAGAAAGAAGGAGGCAATTACCTGACAAAAAAAGCTTCGCCTTGCTTGGTGGTGAACAGATGAAGCAACAACCTATGAGGAAAACCCCACAAGAAAAGTAGGTTTGGTGAGTCTAGAAGTTTTTGGTGAGCAGTAGTTGGCTACAGCATGTTGGCTATGTTACTATCTGCAGCAGTGCCAAATACCATTTGCCTTGACTCCAGGGTAACACTTTCCTGCTACAGATGTGAAATACTCACCTTTTCTATCCAATATAAACCACAGACACGCAGTAATTAAAACACTAAGTGCCAAAATATTTGAGCAAGATGCTTTCTTACCCcaaataaaattgcatttgtaCCTGTGAAGCTTAAACAGATGCAAATATAATAATTaaggcaataaaaatgaaattaaacgAGTGAATGAGAAAGGGTCCAATTGTTTTGTCTAGTGGGGATATAAATACTAGGTCTTACTGATCTAAGATCAGAGATTTTAGGAGTTACTTCCCAATTCCTTCTCAAATTCAGACAGTGAACAAGaacttcagttttaataaaGCCTTTCTTGAGGCCTGACCTACCATGCTCAAGCTGTGGAGCACTCTCAAAGGACAGAGTCAATCAAGATAAGGCAAATATTGAATAAGAGGAGGGCAGGGAATGTCCAAAGCCTTGAGGAGGACAGTAATTCATTTAATATTAGTGGATCAACTACCTTTACTATTAATGCCAACACTGAATCTAACCACATCTATGAAAGAGCATTAAGCTGTAAATACCAAAGAGAAGTATTTCTCTTAATTTTACTACTGTTCTTAATGAATTTAACAGCCATTGAGACTTTCATTACACTTTCTAGCAGTGCCATGTAAATCCATGCTGTACTTTCTATATGGAATGACATCTCAGTATGTATACTCATAGTGCAAACCCAAACACATCTAAATGaataaacatacataaaattACAGCTACAAATACTATGAAACAAAATGGTGCCAGTTTTGAGCACTGTGATAAGAATTTATTGCTACATCTTCTGTAATTTCTTGACAACACCATTTCTTCCTCGCAAATGCACCatttacataagaaaaaaatccatatattGGGTCTGAAACACAGAACACAAGGCTCTGACTCCTTCCTACTGCTTTTTGAGGTTAAACAGACCAAACCCAGGTCTTGCTCTCAATGCTGAGTGAATTTCACCTTGCATCAGAAAGCTGACCTTCACACAGCAACAACCTCTTTGAATACTGCTGCAGGAAGGTAGCTAACAGGTTTGGACTTCCAATGACATTCCTTAAGGGCTTGATTTCTAGGTTGCTCAGCATTCCCATAAAACAGATGTCTTAAAAAACTTGTGCTGAACATACAAGAAGCCTAAAATCTTCTATTCCCCCCCTCTAAACCTTGGCTTTGGAAAAATATAAGCCATGTGGTACACTAGCATCTTTCATGATTACTCACCAATGGAAGTGATACAGGCAGGAAggctaaaaagaaagaaaactttatttcagtaaaaataacatCCATCTAGATGGATGGTTTTGAGTTGAAAATTCCCCTAACTTCCCCCCTCTAGTTTCAGCTCTACATAAAACACTGCCCACAAAAACCATACCATCACCACAAACTTCAATTCTAACCTTTGTCTCTCATTCCACATTTAGCAAACCAGAATACCTGATCACAGCCTGTAACCAAAAGGAGTCCTTGTGAGCTCCACTCAACTGTATAACTGAGTTTTGAAATCAACTCTCTGTTCAAAAAGAGATAGGTGGCAACAAAGGCTGCCACAGCTATGAGCGGTTATACCAGATAATGAGTGAATAGCCTCAGTATGGTTGTATCTGATTTATAACCTCTGCTGTCCTGGCATCACCCCAAGCAGACTTTGTCTGCCACCACAGCAAGTAAATTCATACAACAGCCACATCCACCAAGGGAAAACTTATAGTAGACTGTTTTACATGTGGAGGGATTTGGGAATCCATTCTGCAGTGAGATCAGAGGCCGGCCAGACTAATTCCACCTAGATGAGCAGATAAACTGTGGGAAAAAATTCCTCAAGAGAACTGTGGgaataaataaatcttcagCAGATATGACAATGCAACTAACAGAAGTAAGAATCTACTTGCTTTTTGTATGTGGAGAAGAATAGCACTGCAGTATCACTGCAGCTATTTACTATGAGCTAGTCCCCTGTGATGCTTCAGTCACATACCCAAAACTTCTCTTAAGGGAACTTACCTGGAGGTCTAAACAAAATAGGAATTATCTTGTCTGTATCAGGATGTACACTGGACTTAaatacaaaagggaaaaaggaaaattagacACCTTTGCCATATgtgaataagaaagaaaaaaaccaacctaaatAATTGGTGAACTTACCAGGCTTAGCAGGAAGGCTCGTTTTGTCTAAACAATTTGAAAATGAGGTTAGTAACCAAGTTTCAGAAGAGACTGGGTAAAATCTTCTCTCTAAATTTATtataccttctttttttccccccaataaCTTACTTTTATATGGAGCACTATATATGTATACACccctgtaattatttttgtccCTAAAATTTCTCTCCACGTCCTCCTTGTTGAATATAACTTACATCCTACGTGCTGTGGAACAGCACCAAAGCACACACTAAGGCAGAACAGAAAgttaatttcaaaacagaaagcaacaaTTTACATATGGCTGAAAGCCTGAACACTTATGTTAAGACTTTAGCTTTCCTGGAATCacagaagtttttatttctcctttcagacCTTGACACACAAGGTACGGAATGCCACATGGGAAGAGCTGAGACCACACTGAGTCAAAAGAAAGATGACTCCTAACGAAGCAAGGGTTCAGCACTACTTCCCAGCACACTCTGTGAGTAGGTTTCCCATCCAGATACTGCTACTGCTCATTTTATGAGATGTGAACCCAAGCCAACCTGCCCTCTGTATGGTGTTACAACATCGAAGATTCAAGTGAGCTTATTAAGCTTTTTGCATATTTATCACCTACCTGTATCATCCCAAGTAAGGACGGACAAGCTTAGAGCAATGATTCCTACAATGAGCTGAGAGCATCTTTTAACTCAGCTATATGATACACAACCTAGCAATCTTCAGGATAATACTGCAATTTGCCATTAAAATCAGTAGTAATCCAAAGGAATCCTACTACATTCATAGATTCAAAAAATCTCTGTAGCAATGAGTTCTTCTTGTGTTATCCCTTGTACCTGAATCTCAGCATTCTGTCTGCTAGATCTTATACTAATATCGACTACTTTGGCTATGAAAAAAAGGACACCTCTATTTTCTATAAACTGCACCCCCAAATACCTGATCATTCTGTATGGGTTCATTTAGGGTCTTCCCGGTGTTTTGTATGGATAACCTGGTTCTTCTTATTTCGTCCTAtatttgagaaaaaacaaaacaaacagataaaaCAACCCAGATTTCAATATTCTGAAGTGCAATAGATCCCTTACAAGACACTCTAAATACAAACCTAGAATGTCAAGCTAATAATGCACTTGTCCCTCACCAGAGTAGTAAAAGCAAGAATCAATCCCTCAACCTGCTACACAACTGCTTTGGAAATTGAAGCATATGAAAAACCTCACCGAAATCAAGAGTTAATCTTGTACTTAAAGTTATCCATGTGTGCTGGCAAACTCAAAGATTTGCTGCCAAAGCACCACCCAATATCCCCACAGGCACCCCAATGACTAGTTTAAAACTCAATTCCAAAccagacttttaaaaatgacCAGAAACAAGTCACAACATCACGAGATGCTCCAGCATGTTCACAAATATGTGTTCAAATTTTGGACCATACGCTCTTCCTTTAAACTTGGCTTAAGCTTTTAATTATGGAACACAGGTACACTTAAACAAAGGGAATAAAACTGTAACGTCACGTAGTTATCCACACTCTACATAAAACCCTGCTCCTCTTGGGAGAATTGCTGAGATGATTTGACTTTTTCTCAACAGGCACATCTCTGTTTGTGACAGTCTATTTTAATTCCAGGAGGTGTGAACTAATCCCAGGTCTCCAAATCCCTGAATGGGCTATGAAATTTTATTGTTgacatttacatatatataatgtaCATTTActaaattatattatttttacgTGTAAACATACAGAGATATGCATTCATACCatatatataaggaagaagttctttactgtgagggtggtgagtcactggcacaggttgcccaaagaagtggtgaatgctccaggttggacagagccttgggtgacatggtctagtgtgaggtgttcctgcccatggcagagggttggacctggatgagcttaaattcccttccagcccaaaccattctatgattctatgatatagaTGAATAGATAAGACACAACACTAGTTCTGCAAGTGACAAGGAAATATCTCAAGTACACACATTTTGACagtgttttattgctttaatggagttttcccttaaaaaataataataatatcaatCTACAAAAATCCCTTGGCCATACTGACCAACCAGCCGACACTCATATAATGTGCTTTTTCCTGTCACCCCTGACAAAACTATACAGAAATGGATTgacagaaaagcacattttcccCAGAATTTTCTTGTCAGAACAGTTCCTGAAGTTTAGAAGCTACACTTTATGACCAACAACATGTTTAGTGTCACACTTTCAATAATTAATGTTAAAACTGTAATAATCATTCTCTAGTATGAAAAGGGCCTATGCATCAGTTGTGCTCCCTCTTAGGGGAGGATTCATGTCAGCACAGCCACTCGGAGGAGAATCAAAGAGCTTCATGAGTTTCAGATTAAGTCTCACCATAAGGATGGGTGTGTGGATTAGGCAGCAGAGATTTGGGGTGCCTGTGGTGCAGCTCAGCAAACCTGTCCTCTCCAAAGCTGCGACAGCTCCACATCACACTCCTCCTACAGCTGACTATTTAAGAAGAGCACGCCCAGCTGCTTGTTCCACATCTCTTGTCTTTGGGGGTTTCCTGGTTCTTAATTGGACTAATTTaactgctggcacagcagccaCGGTCTAAGCAGGACTGCTGAAGTGGTGGTGTCTGGAAATgccctttgttttatttaattacacAGAGAAATGCACACAGGTGTAATTCTAtttcttatcatagaatcccagactggtttgtgttggaagggaccttaaagctcatccagttccaagccccttccactagagcaggttgctccaagcccctgtgtccaacctggccttgaacactgccagggatggggcagccacagcttctctgggcaccctgtgccagcgcctcagcaccctcacagggaagagcttctgcccaagagctcatctcaatctcccctctggcaggttaaagccattcccctcggcctgtccctacaggcccttgtccaaagcccctctccaggtttcctggagcccctttaggctctggagctgctctaaggtctccccttcaggagccttctcttctccaggcacaTGTGCAAGTACCACTGATATACATTTGACTTCACAAGAGGAAACACACACGCACGTATTTGACTGCACATTCACCCAGTTAAATGTATTGATGGAGTCTGAACGACCTAGAACAAACTTATTTTTAGGTACCATAagttaaaatacagatatatatagagatagatagatagatagatatagatGTATAGATAGATGCATTTTATGTTTCCTCAGAGGCCTTGTAACGATACTCACGGAGGacttgagcagcagcagcggaTCCAACACGTCCGCCCATAGCAGAAACCTCTGGAAAACAGTCTGTCGGAGACACGTTTCGGTCAGACAGGGGGTTACCCCCGGGACACCCCGCccgggccgcgccgccccggCTCCCCCCGCCGCCGACCTGCCCCTCCGCCCTCCAGAACCGCAGGTTGGCGTCCATGGAGCCGCGGCACCGGAAAGGCGCCGCCGGGGAGCGGTCCGGCTGCTGCACGCTCCGCCCGGGCACGGAGCCGCCGCGCCTCGGACCCCCCCGCGGGTAGACCTGGAGCCCGGGCCGCCTTCCCCCCCGCCTGAGGCCGGGCCTGGTGGGGGTGCGGTGTGAGGCGGGTCCCGGCTGGGACCACGGCGGAGCGGGCAGGGGGGGGCCGCGGCCGTGCAGCCCCCGGGGAACCCTGGGGCAGGTCCCGGAGCGGCGGGGAGCGGTGGTTGGAAAGGTCCGATCGGCTTTTCCCCTTCCAGCAGAGCCAAGGAGCGGGACCGCACAGAAACCTCCCCCCGCGTCCTCCACAGTGACTTACAGTGACCAAGAGAAGGATACAGCCAGGTACAGATCAGTGTGACACTGACCTGCGGTTGTGCCTTGTTTCACGCGTACAAACTGCTGCCCCCAACACCACTAGTGTGTTGTTTTACattgctgagctgtgcagggGTTTAACTTTCCGTGTATTGTAGGTCCAGGAGATCAGGTTTATTGGGAGAAGTGCATAGATAATAGTGGATTTGCACAAAAGTGAACGAAAACACTGGGACTGAGAAGATTTGCAGGTATTGAAACACAAAGCGTCACCGGGCATCGCATGTCGGGCTCTTTTTTATATCCTTGAACTTACATTGCACTGTTGGTACCTAAAGCTCACTTAGGACACAATAGCCACTTTGCCAAGGTGGTTACCTCATACTTTATCTTAAGTCCTTTCCCCTGATCATAagggcagaagaggaaaagtacAAACCCATTTGGTGTTGCGTTACTgtgttgatttaaaaaaaatcccaggctggtttgtgttggaagggaccttaaagctcatccagttccaaccccctgccacgggcagggacaccttccactagagcaggttgctccaagcccctgtgtccaacctggccttgaacactgccagggatggggcagccacagcttctctgggcaccctgtgccagcgcctcagcaccctcacagggaagagcttctacctcagagctcatctcaatctcccctctggcaggttaaagccattccccttgtcctgtccctccaggcccttgtccaaagcccctctccaggtttcctggagcccctttaagcactggagctgctctaaggtgtccccttaaggagccttctcttctccaggctgccccagcccagctctctcagcctggctccagagcagagctgctccagccctcgcagcagctccgtggcctcctctggcctcgctccagcagctccacgtccctcttgtgctgctgccccagagctggatcaggactgcagggggggtctccccagagcgcagcagagggggagaatcccctcccttaacctgctgctcacgctctggggatgcagccctCCAGTAGCACACCCACTACTTGCTATGGGCTGCTCACCAGGGTACACAAAGGCAGTGGCAGTTGTTAACTACTTGCTGTGAACAAAGGTACAGAAGATACCCTCTAAGGCAACATGACTTACCCAAcctcttcaaaacagaaataggaatctagaaaaaaagtgaaagaaaagcaaagcaacacacCTACTGTTCGCCAACCTTaaggtttattattatttctagaGATGCTGCATTGCTTTCAATTTCATTGTTTACAACTAACAGATTCAAGCAAGCAATGCTGTAAATGACAGAAGACTTGTTGTTAAGCTCAAGTACACTACTGGGGTTTACGTTTTTACCATCCCGAGCAGAGTCTAAGTCCTTCGTGCTTGTTAACCCTCCCCTGTAGCTGCCCTGCATCTTTCACTACATGCAGGAGTAAAATGGCATGTATTTACATTCATTTCAAGCTATAGTGCATTTACACAGTTTTGTTACATTCATGTCTTCATGAATTCATTAAACATAAGCCACAGatcaatgttttattttctgtattgtcCCCATGGTTTGAAACTCTTGTTCCAGAATTCAGCTTTTCCTGTGAGAAGGAAAACGTGGGACACTTTCTGGTCCAAAACTAGTTAAGGAATGAGGGAAAACCCAGTGGAAGACAATTGTACTTCATGTGCTTGTATTCAGGACAAAGACTATGTCACAGAAACTCACGAAACTGAAGCTGCaaaaagggagagggggaaagcCTCAGTTTtgactcttctttttaaagcacGACAAGGGAGCCAGTAACtatttcagcatttaatttcttcttcaacatgagaaaatgagaactttgattttattattatcaaTTGTAATCACAGCTGCTTTCCTAATGTCTTCTGTTTATGGTAACCAAGAGTTTTGTCCACATATTTGGGTATTTTATTTGTGCACTTTCTCAAAATACTCTTTAGAAGCTTCTGGGGTTGGTTTGATCTGTCAAGAAAAGGAAGTTTAGTTATTACACACTATAAATAAGGGAATTTATCAGATTTCACATTTGATCCAAGAAAATCCATGCATGGTTAACAAAgatgttatttctgtttctgcacaTGGTTGCAAGATGAAAGCCTAAATGATGTACAAGCTCCTACTTGCAAACTTTAAGTATAACACACAGTTTTCCTGCCAAATATCAAGCAGGGcattaaataagcaaaaaatCTGAACACAACTGGTGGCGAGTCCAAGTCAAATTTAGAGTTTTCAATATAATTTGtgtcatttaaaagaaaatcagtgacttttttccacagaaatcacACATTTAGTATCATACAAATAGACTGAACTGGTCCAACTGGTAACAGCCTCAGATTTAGACAACAGGCACAGCTTGAATCCAGCACCTCACGTTGCAGTAGTTCTCAGCCCTCCAGACATGCCAAAATAAGCCAGTGGCTATATTTAGAGGAGCCCTATTTAGCAGACACTTACCGTAGGGGAGTCTGGAGTCCAGTTTGCCGGGCAAACCTCCCCATGTGTTTCCACGAACTGGAATGCTTTCACCAAGCGAAGAGTCTCTTCCACACTACGGCCAACGGGGAGATCATTGATACTCAGATGCTTGACGATCCCATTTGGATCAATGATGAAGAGACCTCTGTAAGTGAGCAAGGATTTAGGGAATGTGAATCATGCTCCAAGACCAAACACAAGAAGCTAGATCAGCTATTTCAGCAAGGTAATCATTCTTAGATGCAGGTATCAGAGTTAGGAGTAGCAGTACAAAGTCTGCCTTAGTGTTTGTTAGTGATCAAAAGGCAAGAACCAGTCAACTGGTATGCTACTGTGAGCTTACAAAGTATGCATAAGGACTATTAAATCAAGAAAGATGTATAACAAAGGTGGAACTTTTCATTCCACCTGTATTTCAAAGTTGATAGCTGACATCCTGGCATCCTTCCCATGTCTTTCTGATGTGAAAATCTGAAGGTACTGAGTAAAGAGCTGCTTACACATGAAGCAACTACATTAAATCCTGTTGCATATAAACATCTGTAAAAACCAAAGCCCACTCTTATCATACTAGTTAATTTGTCAACACACAAATAACAGAAGTCCTCATCCAAAGAGATGAGGAACTAAAGGTCTCCAGAAGACTCCCACCCAGTCCATTGTTTCTCAGGGGccactgtttgcttttaataagtATTCTCATggtggaataaaataaaattggcATTTCCTTCTCTAGATAATTATGGGATTGACTGTAGGGGCCTCTGGGACAACTGCTTTAGAAGCTTCTCACACAGAAGTTAACGCAGTCTCTTCTcccttcagaagaaagaaaacaaaaacaaaggaagaagggacagagctaaactgtgaaaaaatgaaagaaaatcataaaTGCTCTTCTGTCCTACTCGTGGTTTCCTCAGTGACATGAAGTTCTCCCCCTCgctcacagcagagcagctgcctcCCCCTGCACTCATTCTGGGAGAGGCCTGGAACCATCTCAACTCAATGGCCAAAACAGCCACGTGGCCTTTTCCTGGGGTGGGATCCAGCAGAACCTCTGCTGGCAAAGTAACATCCCACAGTCCTTGCTTGATCCTTGTGCAGTCTCCCCTGCAGGAGGAGACAGCATGGCTCACGGTGGTTGAGGCTGGGTTATCAGCAGTCACACCTTACCTCAGTGCTATGCCAGGTCCTTCCAGCAGCACACCGTAATCCCGGGAGATTTGTTTTGAGAGGTCTGACAGAACTGGAATATTCATTTTGCCCAAACCACCACTCTAGAGAACAGAGGAAGATTCATTTTGGTATAAAACACTTTTTAGGATTATCCTTCCTGAGCTGTTGGATTCAGTGCTCTTGAGGATATACAACAAAACCCATCCGTGCCATTAGCTCCATGGAAGGAAACACATAAGGGTGTGGGATTGTTggctggttttgatttgttttgttgtttttatgtaGACAGGAATATTTGGTTTCTTTGGAATACGAAAACTTCTTTTGCGCTGAGCATTTTGGAACTGCTTATTTTGATGGTAAAAGGCTTCCTATCACAAGTCCAATTTTCAGCAAGATTTCCCTTGTGCCCTATTTAGGAGCTTTGAATACAAAAACATCTACTGCATATTGAAGTGCTCAAAATTAGACAAGATGAACAtggtggggaaggaagggaaaacaaatctgCATCCTATGAACAGAGACAGCACAAGGCTTCCAACAGCCACACTAAGTATGTCAAGagttctgctgctctctgttcAGTGCTCATACTATTTTTACCTCCCCCAAATCAATTTAAATACTATTTGGAGAGTCACCCGAGacttctttcagttttgcaaCATACTGGAACTGCAAGGGAGATAAGATCTCTATCCTTGAAACAAGCAGGGCATTTGTTAGCTTTTCTGTTCCTGGCATCATCAGTGAATCATTGTGTAACCGCAGTCACTCGGACCCTGATCCTCCAAAGCCTTGTCTGCAACGGAGTTCTCTtacacagagctctgcacacAGATATCTCTTGCAGAAACCAAGGCCTTGGCTTCTCTGGTGTCAGTTTCCTGCCTGTGCCACCATGGAATTCTTTCCACCCTTTGCAGGGCATTTTGCTACATGTGCACGGAGCAGTGCCTGACTGAACAGCTTCTGCATGAAGCAGTGAAGTCAGCCCACGGTCACACTTTAGAGCTTTGAACAAAGCATGCAGGAACTGAATGCTCTTGCTACCACATTAAATCCAGCAagctctcttccctcctctggCGTGGCAATGGCAGAACTGTGCACATGAAGGCAGCCCAGTCTGTGAGCACTACTCCAAACCACTGTCCACACAGGCAATGACTGATGGCACAGGCGCTTGTGCACCTTCCCATGACACTCCTGACTCTCTAAAGCTGACCAAAGTACTGAGATGCTTTATGTGACCAAAAGTACGTATTTTTCTATATATCTGAAATAGGCTCCTCTCCAGTGAAAGGCCATCTCTGTCACCTTCCTTCCCCAAAGAAAGCTGAGAGCCTCTGTACAACAAAAGTGGAAGCACTTCAGCAAGTGAGATAATAATACAAGGCTTAGAGAGtggggcttgttcagcctggagaagagaaggctcctgaaggggagaccttagagcagctccagtgcctaaaggggctgcaagaaacctggagaggggctttgggcaagggcctgtagggacaggacgaggggaaatggctttaacctgccagacgggagattgagatgagctctgaggcagaagctcttccctgtgagggtgctgaggcgctggcacagggtgcccagagaagctgtggctgccccatccctggcagtgttcaaggccaggttggacacaggggcttggagcaacctgctctagtggaaggtgtccctgcccatggca
This region includes:
- the SFXN4 gene encoding sideroflexin-4, translating into MDANLRFWRAEGQTVFQRFLLWADVLDPLLLLKSSDEIRRTRLSIQNTGKTLNEPIQNDQTKRAFLLSLSSVHPDTDKIIPILFRPPAFLPVSLPLVVASSVHHQARRSFFCQWLFHMYTTGFTLFNGNGTPKAEEYSIVEKQIFLSLGAVSYAACIGALPLVFMNRYTLKSLFMHLVIKKLLPAPLLGLMSAFTVVVARSPEFDNGIEVMDRNGKVVGVSRKAGEKAVKETALSRAALFGTTFFLPPVVMHFVERAKMVKNPRASALMSIFMITSVLTGMLPLSLSMFPQCGEIKRADLEPEILSSTEETEFFYNRGI